In a single window of the Aquarana catesbeiana isolate 2022-GZ linkage group LG13, ASM4218655v1, whole genome shotgun sequence genome:
- the LOC141116376 gene encoding olfactory receptor 5V1-like, with the protein MDYMNQTSPLQFILIGLSTNSYLQSVYFVIFLIMYIATVVGNVLIIIVVRVDSRLHTAMYFFLSNLSFIDLCFSSTIVPKLLIITLAKDKSISFLGCATQMYFHLALGGTECVILSIMAFDRYMAICNPLRYNTIMNKQICIQLAVGTWCAIFLNSISHAFFTFQLPYCRSNHVDHYFCEMPPLFRLSCKDTLMNEIAVYVSGGLVAICAFALTLMSYVQIISTVLKIRSTGGRHKAFSTCASHLAVVCLYYGAISFMYMRPRNSYSPKKDRVVSILYTVVTPMVNPIIYSIRNKEVKGSLKKMIISKMKS; encoded by the coding sequence ATGGATTACATGAATCAAACTTCTCCTCTTCAGTTCATCCTTATTGGACTGTCCACAAATAGTTATCTGCAGAgtgtatattttgttatatttttaataatGTACATAGCCACAGTTGTAGGTAATGTCCTTATCATCATAGTGGTCAGAGTTGACAGCAGACTTCATACCGCAATGTACTTTTTCCTTAGTAACCTTTCATTCATTGACCTCTGCTTTTCTTCCACCATTGTGCCAAAACTCTTAATCATTACTTTAGCCAAAGACAAGAGTATTTCTTTTCTAGGCTGTGCAACCCAAATGTATTTCCACTTGGCTTTAGGAGGAACTGAATGTGTCATTTTGTCCATCATGGCTTTTGATAGGTACATGGCCATCTGCAATCCACTACGGTATAACACTATTATGAACAAGCAGATCTGTATTCAGTTGGCAGTTGGCACATGGTGCGCTATCTTTCTGAACTCCATCTCTCATGCTTTCTTTACTTTCCAGCTGCCATACTGTCGGTCAAATCATGTTGACCACTACTTTTGTGAAATGCCCCCTCTCTTCCGGTTGTCTTGCAAGGATACTTTAATGAATGAAATAGCTGTATATGTTTCTGGAGGACTTGTTGCCATTTGTGCTTTTGCTCTGACACTTATGTCTTATGTTCAAATTATTTCCACCGTCCTGAAGATTCGGTCCACTGGAGGAAGACACAAAGCTTTCTCTACCTGTGCCTCTCACCTTGCTGTAGTTTGCCTATACTATGGGGCCATTTCCTTCATGTACATGAGACCTAGAAACAGTTACTCACCAAAGAAAGACAGGGTAGTGTCCATCCTCTATACAGTAGTGACTCCAATGGTGAACCCCATAATTTATAGCATAAGGAACAAGGAGGTCAAAGGAAGTTTGAAGAAAATGATTATTTCAAAAATGAAGTCTTAA